A window of Zingiber officinale cultivar Zhangliang chromosome 5A, Zo_v1.1, whole genome shotgun sequence contains these coding sequences:
- the LOC121983046 gene encoding profilin-like: MSWQTYVDEHLMCETEGHHLTAAAIMGLDGSIWAKSASFPEVKSEEINNIVKDFDEPGTLAPTGLFIDAAKYMVIQGEPGVVIRGKKGTGGITIKKTNQALIFGLYDEPMTPGQCNLVVERLGDYLSDQGL; encoded by the exons ATGTCGTGGCAAACTTACGTCGATGAGCACTTGATGTGCGAGACCGAGGGTCACCATCTTACCGCGGCGGCAATCATGGGACTAGATGGTAGCATTTGGGCTAAGAGTGCATCTTTTCCTGAG GTAAAATCGGAAGAGATTAACAACATAGTGAAAGACTTCGATGAGCCGGGAACACTAGCCCCCACTGGCCTATTCATAGATGCAGCAAAGTACATGGTCATTCAAGGAGAGCCCGGGGTCGTCATTCGCGGCAAGAAG GGAACGGGAGGTATCACCATTAAGAAGACCAATCAAGCACTGATTTTCGGCCTCTACGATGAGCCAATGACTCCGGGGCAATGCAACTTGGTCGTTGAGAGGCTCGGTGATTACCTTTCCGATCAAGGCCTATAG
- the LOC121981139 gene encoding mannan endo-1,4-beta-mannosidase 2-like, which yields MLEVKHRPSFKEPQWGINWSFSEWTPRRIGRVRTFHYFLLFLPPLKKVEKEQVAESSQRFLSPLHSFVPDLQEQLKSLVGRKLEMRAGNGVLYPVLGLASCVAFVYLSFGDLDWDLGIHGKVEEPETMRSFVRRNGTQFAVDEKAFYVNGWNSYWLMDQAVEGFSRHRVRAMFQTGAAMGLTVCRTWAFNDGTYNALQLSPGRFNERVFKALDRVIVEAQRHGIRLLLCLANNLEAYGGKTQYVKWAWDQGIGLSPSNDSFFFDASIRRYFKAYIKVILTRKNHLNGIQYKDDPTIFAWELINEPRCMTDASGDTLQEWIEEMAEYVKSIDKNHLLTVGLEGFYGPVSPLEKLGVNPAPWFSTLGSDFLRNSRVSHLDFASVHVYPDQWKVGKGLEKKMKYISKWLVSHIEDGDKELKKPVLFAEFGLSDKNKDFDHAHRDVFYKSIFDIVYESAKEGRAGAGAIVWQLLVAGMEDYKDDFAIVPEERPSMYRLIKKQSCRLVKLSHGKDLLENKLGKLCS from the exons ATGTTGGAAGTCAAACATCGCCCTTCATTCAAGGAACCACAGTGGGGCATCAACTGGAGCTTCTCTGAGTGGACACCTAGAAGAATTGGGCGTGTTCGAACCTTCCACtactttctcctttttcttcctcctttaaaAAAAGTCGAGAAGGAGCAAGTTGCAGAGTCGAGCCAGAGATTCCTTTCCCCTCTCCATAGTTTTGTCCCAGATCTTCAGGAGCAGCTCAAGTCACTGGTTGGGAGGAAACTTGAGATGAGGGCAGGCAATGGAGTGTTGTACCCAGTTCTTGGCCTTGCTTCCTGTGTTGCCTTCGTCTACTTGTCCTTTGGGGACCTTGACTGGGACCTGGGAATCCATGGCAAGGTAGAAGAGCCTGAGACGATGAGGTCCTTTGTGAGGAGGAATGGGACTCAGTTCGCAGTGGACGAGAAGGCCTTCTACGTCAATGGCTGGAACTCCTACTGGCTGATGGATCAGGCAGTGGAGGGTTTCAGCAGGCACAGGGTGAGAGCCATGTTCCAGACTGGTGCTGCCATGGGGCTCACAGTCTGCAGGACTTGGGCTTTCAATGACGGCACCTACAACGCCCTCCAACTCTCCCCTGGTCGATTCAACGAACGTGTCTTCAAG GCATTGGATCGAGTCATCGTGGAGGCGCAAAGGCATGGCATTCGGCTGCTGCTTTGCTTGGCCAACAACTTGGAGGCTTATGGTGGAAAGACGCAGTATGTCAAATGGGCATGGGATCAAGGAATTGGCTTGAGTCCTTCAAATGATTCCTTCTTCTTCGATGCATCCATTCGAAGATACTTCAAGGCTTACATAAAG GTTATATTGACAAGGAAGAACCACTTAAATGGCATTCAGTATAAAGATGATCCTACAATTTTTGCTTGGGAGCTAATCAATGAACCGAGATGCATGACTGATGCATCCGGTGATACACTTCAG GAATGGATTGAAGAAATGGCAGAATATGTGAAATCGATCGACAAAAACCATCTCTTGACCGTAGGACTTGAGGGATTTTACGGCCCCGTGAGTCCTCTGGAGAAGTTGGGTGTCAATCCTGCACCATGGTTTAGCACACTTGGCTCGGACTTCCTCCGAAACTCCAGAGTATCGCACCTCGACTTCGCTTCGGTTCATGTCTATCCAGACCAGTG GAAAGTAGGCAAAGGGctagaaaagaaaatgaagtACATCTCAAAGTGGTTGGTCTCTCACATTGAGGACGGTGACAAGGAACTAAAGAAGCCTGTGTTGTTTGCCGAATTCGGGCTATCGGATAAGAACAAGGACTTCGATCACGCCCACCGCGATGTGTTCTACAAGTCCATCTTCGACATCGTATACGAATCTGCCAAGGAAGGAAGGGCCGGCGCCGGAGCCATTGTGTGGCAGCTTTTAGTCGCCGGCATGGAGGATTACAAGGATGATTTTGCTATCGTGCCTGAGGAGAGGCCTTCCATGTACAGACTGATCAAGAAGCAGTCATGCAGGCTGGTGAAACTGAGTCACGGCAAGGATTTGCTCGAGAACAAGTTGGGCAAACTGTGTTCATGA